One Telluria mixta DNA window includes the following coding sequences:
- a CDS encoding ABC transporter permease yields the protein MLIQSLRMTARDWRAGELRFLLVALVVAVSALAAVGFFVDRMRAGLNRDARQLLGADLLVNADQPLSQAWRDEAARRGLVLADTVTFPSMAQAGQGDESQALLASVKAVSTNYPLRGAMRVTTSTIDASEALGDITHDTPAPGTVWVDVNLLPPLRVKVGSTIQLGDKSFKISRLIASEPDRGASFANFAPRVMLALGDLKATGLVDNYARVTYRMQVAAKSPNDQAAIADYERWLRGRIAADNVRGVRIETLENGRPEMRSTIDRAERFLSLVGLLSAMLAAVAVAMAARRFMQRHLDACAMLRCLGMTQNEVGALFLIEFVIVGLAGSVLGVLVGFGAHFVLLEMVKGLIPTELPPVSLLPALQGIATGMLLLVGFALPPVLQLRNVPHNRVIRREQAAPKPLALVTYGFGAAVFVGLLLWQAGDLQLALLTAGGFVGAFALFALVGWLALLSLRRLRGVFRHQAWRFAITSLQRRPGATVVQIVSLSLGLMALLVLTVVRGDLMAAWRLATPPDAPNRFIINIQPDQRDGVAGAIRAAGVPAPTLYPMIRGRLVAVNGNAVTATTYTDERAKGLAEREFNLSSTRDLPTTNEIVAGRWYRDAPGVAEASVEQGLANTLRLKLGDTMRFDMGGQIVEAKITSLRKLEWGSMRANFFVIINPAAMKDAPTTYMTAFHLAARGIGLANTLTRAWPNLTVIDVSGIIRQVQEVLDQVVVAVEFLFMFTLASGVLVLYAALMGSQAERTREAGLLRALGATRGQLAQAQRIEFMLVGGLSGLLAASGAAALGWALANYQFKFPWTFDPTVWIAGLVVGAVCALVGGWLGLRNVLRQPPLQTLREA from the coding sequence ATGCTGATCCAATCCCTGCGCATGACCGCACGCGACTGGCGTGCCGGCGAACTGCGGTTCCTGCTGGTGGCGCTGGTGGTCGCGGTGTCGGCGCTGGCGGCCGTCGGCTTCTTTGTCGACCGCATGCGCGCGGGATTGAACCGCGACGCACGCCAGCTGCTCGGCGCCGACCTGCTCGTGAACGCCGACCAGCCGCTCTCCCAAGCCTGGCGCGATGAAGCGGCGCGGCGCGGCCTGGTGCTGGCGGATACCGTGACGTTTCCCAGCATGGCGCAGGCAGGGCAGGGTGACGAGTCGCAGGCGCTGCTGGCGTCCGTGAAGGCCGTGTCGACCAACTATCCGCTGCGCGGCGCCATGCGCGTGACGACGAGCACGATCGATGCGAGCGAGGCCCTCGGCGACATCACGCACGACACGCCCGCGCCGGGCACGGTCTGGGTCGACGTCAATCTGCTGCCGCCGCTGCGGGTGAAGGTCGGCTCGACGATCCAGCTCGGCGACAAGAGTTTCAAGATTTCCCGCCTGATCGCGTCGGAGCCGGACCGCGGCGCATCGTTCGCCAACTTCGCGCCGCGCGTGATGCTGGCGCTCGGCGACCTGAAAGCCACTGGCCTCGTCGACAACTATGCGCGCGTCACATACCGCATGCAGGTGGCGGCGAAGTCGCCCAACGACCAGGCGGCGATCGCCGATTACGAGCGCTGGCTGCGCGGCAGGATCGCGGCGGACAACGTGCGCGGCGTGCGCATCGAGACGCTGGAAAACGGCCGCCCCGAGATGCGCTCGACGATCGACCGCGCCGAGCGCTTCCTGTCGCTCGTCGGGTTGCTGTCTGCGATGCTGGCCGCGGTGGCCGTCGCGATGGCCGCGCGCCGCTTCATGCAGCGCCACCTCGATGCCTGCGCGATGCTGCGCTGCCTCGGCATGACGCAGAACGAGGTCGGGGCGCTGTTCCTCATCGAATTCGTCATCGTCGGACTCGCGGGCAGCGTGCTCGGCGTGCTGGTCGGCTTCGGCGCCCACTTCGTGCTGCTCGAGATGGTCAAGGGTCTGATTCCCACCGAGCTGCCGCCCGTGTCGCTGCTGCCCGCGCTGCAGGGCATCGCCACCGGCATGCTGCTGCTCGTGGGCTTCGCGCTGCCGCCCGTGCTCCAGCTGCGCAACGTGCCGCACAACCGCGTGATCCGACGCGAACAGGCGGCGCCGAAGCCGCTCGCGCTGGTCACGTACGGCTTCGGCGCGGCCGTCTTCGTCGGGCTGCTGCTGTGGCAGGCCGGCGACCTGCAGCTCGCGCTGCTCACCGCCGGCGGCTTCGTCGGCGCGTTCGCCCTGTTCGCGCTCGTCGGCTGGCTTGCGCTGCTGTCTTTGCGCCGTCTGCGCGGCGTGTTCCGCCACCAGGCGTGGCGCTTCGCCATCACGTCGCTGCAGCGGCGTCCGGGCGCGACGGTCGTACAGATCGTGTCGCTGTCGCTGGGCCTGATGGCGCTGCTCGTGCTGACCGTCGTGCGCGGCGACCTGATGGCCGCCTGGCGCCTCGCCACGCCGCCGGATGCGCCGAACCGCTTCATCATCAACATCCAGCCCGACCAGCGCGACGGCGTCGCCGGCGCGATCCGCGCGGCCGGCGTGCCCGCCCCGACCTTGTACCCGATGATCCGCGGCCGCCTCGTCGCCGTGAACGGCAACGCGGTCACCGCGACCACGTACACGGACGAGCGCGCGAAAGGCCTCGCCGAGCGCGAATTCAACCTGTCCTCGACGCGCGACCTGCCGACGACGAACGAGATCGTGGCGGGCCGCTGGTACCGCGACGCGCCGGGCGTCGCCGAGGCCTCGGTCGAGCAGGGCCTCGCGAACACGCTGCGCCTGAAACTGGGCGATACGATGCGCTTCGACATGGGCGGCCAGATCGTCGAGGCGAAGATCACGAGCCTGCGCAAGCTGGAATGGGGCTCGATGCGGGCGAACTTCTTCGTCATCATCAACCCGGCCGCAATGAAGGATGCGCCGACGACGTACATGACCGCGTTCCACCTGGCCGCGCGCGGCATCGGCCTGGCCAACACGCTGACGCGCGCGTGGCCGAATCTCACCGTCATCGATGTCAGCGGCATCATCCGCCAGGTGCAGGAAGTGCTGGACCAGGTCGTCGTGGCGGTGGAATTCCTGTTCATGTTTACGCTGGCCTCGGGCGTGCTGGTCCTGTACGCGGCACTGATGGGATCCCAGGCCGAGCGCACGCGCGAAGCGGGCCTGCTGCGCGCGCTGGGCGCCACGCGCGGCCAGCTGGCGCAGGCGCAGCGTATCGAGTTCATGCTGGTCGGCGGCCTGTCCGGGTTGCTGGCGGCATCGGGCGCGGCGGCGCTGGGCTGGGCGTTGGCCAACTACCAGTTCAAGTTCCCGTGGACGTTCGATCCGACCGTGTGGATCGCGGGACTGGTCGTGGGCGCGGTGTGCGCGCTCGTCGGCGGCTGGCTCGGACTGCGCAATGTGTTGCGGCAGCCGCCGTTGCAGACGTTGCGGGAAGCTTGA
- a CDS encoding group II truncated hemoglobin produces MSDTNAPQESQDAQEETRSLYEIIGGETRLRELVDRFYDLMQLEPDFAGIHAMHPVPNDSSREKLFMFLSGWMGGPNLFIERYGHPMLRARHLPFAIGTSERDQWLRCMAMALEDLGYDYDLRLALMQSFYQTADWMRNRPH; encoded by the coding sequence ATGTCCGATACCAACGCACCCCAAGAGTCCCAGGACGCGCAGGAAGAGACTCGCAGCCTCTACGAAATCATCGGCGGCGAAACCCGCCTGCGCGAACTGGTCGACCGTTTCTACGACCTGATGCAACTGGAGCCGGATTTCGCCGGCATCCACGCGATGCACCCCGTCCCCAACGACAGCTCGCGCGAGAAGCTGTTCATGTTCCTGTCCGGCTGGATGGGCGGGCCGAACCTCTTCATCGAACGCTACGGTCATCCGATGCTTCGCGCGCGCCACCTGCCGTTCGCCATCGGCACGTCCGAGCGCGACCAGTGGCTGCGCTGCATGGCGATGGCGCTGGAAGATCTCGGCTATGACTACGACCTGCGGCTCGCGCTGATGCAATCCTTTTATCAGACGGCCGACTGGATGCGGAACCGTCCGCATTAA
- a CDS encoding DNA recombination protein RmuC gives MPTLEFIVLAVALLAVLGLQVVLLSRARRGGDERHAFERLERELRQELQISAQSTRQELAAHLAQNQAATVQQLDGMRQQIQLNSQGGREEQARALKRFSDTLNGALANLTESNAQRMLEIRATLEAKIRDLQDDNAKRLEEMRQTVDEKLHATLETRLTESFRQVSDRLEKVHQGLGEMQQLAVGVGDLKRVLVNVKTRGTWGEVQLEMLLEQILTVDQYAKNVETVRGSNARVEFAIKLPGVVDGGPPLWLPIDAKFPKEQYERLLEAAEQGDADGVARAGAELERAVRGEAKTICEKYVAPPATTDFAILFLPTEGLYAEVMRRPGLADDLQRTLRVTIAGPSTLAALLNSLQMGFRTLALEKRSSEVWQVLGAVKTEFGKFGDVLAQTKLTLERAAKNIESAEVRSRQMARKLKSVEALPSEAAQLMLGASNVDADD, from the coding sequence ATGCCAACGCTTGAATTCATCGTGCTCGCGGTGGCGCTGCTGGCCGTGCTCGGCTTGCAGGTCGTCCTCTTGAGTCGCGCGCGCCGAGGCGGCGACGAGCGCCACGCCTTCGAACGCCTGGAGCGCGAACTGCGCCAGGAATTGCAGATCAGCGCCCAGTCCACGCGCCAGGAACTGGCCGCGCATCTCGCGCAGAACCAGGCCGCCACCGTGCAGCAGCTGGACGGCATGCGCCAGCAGATCCAGTTGAATTCCCAGGGCGGCCGCGAAGAACAGGCGCGCGCGCTCAAGCGTTTTTCCGACACGCTGAACGGCGCGCTGGCGAACCTGACGGAATCGAACGCGCAGCGCATGCTGGAGATCCGCGCGACGCTCGAGGCCAAGATCCGCGACCTGCAGGACGATAACGCCAAGCGGTTGGAAGAGATGCGCCAGACCGTCGACGAAAAGCTGCACGCGACCCTGGAGACGCGTCTGACGGAATCGTTCCGCCAGGTGTCCGACCGGCTGGAAAAGGTGCACCAGGGGCTGGGCGAGATGCAGCAGCTGGCCGTAGGCGTGGGCGACCTGAAACGCGTGCTCGTCAACGTGAAGACGCGCGGCACGTGGGGCGAAGTGCAGCTGGAGATGCTGCTCGAGCAGATCCTCACCGTCGACCAGTACGCGAAGAACGTCGAGACCGTGCGCGGCTCGAACGCGCGCGTCGAATTCGCGATCAAGCTGCCGGGCGTCGTCGACGGCGGCCCCCCGCTGTGGCTGCCCATCGACGCCAAGTTCCCGAAGGAGCAGTACGAGCGCCTGCTGGAAGCGGCCGAGCAGGGCGATGCGGACGGCGTCGCGCGCGCGGGTGCGGAACTGGAACGCGCCGTGCGTGGCGAAGCGAAGACCATCTGCGAAAAATACGTGGCCCCGCCGGCGACGACGGACTTCGCCATCCTGTTCCTGCCCACCGAGGGCCTGTACGCCGAAGTGATGCGCCGCCCGGGCCTGGCCGACGACCTGCAGCGCACGTTGCGCGTGACGATCGCGGGGCCGTCGACGCTGGCGGCGCTGCTCAACAGCCTGCAGATGGGCTTCCGCACGCTGGCGCTGGAAAAGCGGTCGTCGGAAGTGTGGCAGGTGCTGGGGGCCGTGAAGACGGAGTTCGGCAAGTTCGGCGACGTGCTGGCGCAGACCAAATTGACGCTGGAGCGCGCGGCGAAAAACATCGAAAGCGCCGAGGTGCGCAGCCGGCAGATGGCACGCAAGCTCAAGTCGGTGGAGGCGTTGCCGAGCGAGGCGGCGCAGTTGATGTTGGGCGCGTCGAACGTCGACGCCGACGATTAA